A region of Argentina anserina chromosome 5, drPotAnse1.1, whole genome shotgun sequence DNA encodes the following proteins:
- the LOC126795578 gene encoding uncharacterized protein LOC126795578, translating into SVEQEGIKVTPIELGQFIDFIKCDKLRTESFIIGPNQYGVTSIHENWFCARCMNTSKPAGEGAIVMQTATFFLIALYDGSIGSASRAMFAADQFVWQLNRRNL; encoded by the exons AGCGTCGAACAAGAAGGCATAAAAGTGACTCCTATTGAATTGGGCCAATTCATTGACTTCATCAAATGTGACAAGCTCCGCACAGAAAGCTTCATTATAGGGCCCAACCAAT ATGGTGTCACATCAATTCATGAGAACTGGTTCTGTGCAAGGTGCATGAACACATCAAAACCAGCTGGTGAAGGGGCTATTGTTATGCAAACAGCAACATTTTTCTTGATTGCACT ATATGATGGTTCTATTGGCTCAGCTTCTCGTGCTATGTTTGCTGCTGATCAGTTCGTGTGGCAATTAAATCGACGAAATTTATAA
- the LOC126793223 gene encoding pectin acetylesterase 8-like: MAYARLGQWLSPLVCLLILLKAESHPVELTLVQSAVAKGAVCLDGSPPAYHFDKGFGAGINNWLVHIEGGGWCKDVASCVERTKNFRGSSKHMESTISFSGVLGKKATMNPDFYNWNRIKVRYCDGSSFTGDVEAVNPATNLHFRGGRVFRAIIDDLLAKGMANAKNALLSGCSAGGLASILQCDNFRSLLPAGTNVKCLADAGYFINAKTISGSQQIEAFYSQVVALHGSAKHLPASCTSRLNPGLCFFPQNVVPTLRTPIFLVNAAYDSWQIKNILAPSAADPKGSWKSCKAGIKNCSPAQIQTMQGYRTTFLNALNGGLTSPSHGAFIDSCYAHCQIGTQETWLAADSPVVGKTTIAKAVGDWYFNRSPSKKIDCPYPCNPTCKNKEFGSS; this comes from the exons ATGGCTTATGCAAGACTAGGCCAGTGGTTAAGTCCTCTGGTATGTTTACTCATATTGCTGAAAGCTGAAAGCCACCCAGTGGAACTCACTTTGGTCCAGAGTGCAGTTGCCAAAGGAGCTG TTTGTTTAGACGGGAGCCCACCGGCATATCACTTTGACAAGGGATTTGGAGCAGGAATTAACAATTGGTTGGTTCATATTGAG GGAGGAGGATGGTGTAAGGATGTTGCGAGTTGTGTTGAGCGGACAAAAAACTTCAGAGGTTCATCCAAACATATGGAAAGCACAATATCTTTTTCTGGGGTTCTTGGTAAAAAGGCAACTATGAATCCAG ACTTCTACAACTGGAACAGAATCAAGGTTAGGTACTGTGATGGCTCATCATTCACCGGTGATGTGGAAGCAGTTAACCCA GCTACAAATCTTCACTTCAGAGGAGGCAGGGTTTTTCGTGCTATAATTGATGATCTATTAGCAAAAGGAATGGCCAATGCTAAAAAT GCTCTGCTCTCTGGTTGTTCCGCTGGAGGATTGGCTTCTATTCTTCAATGTGATAACTTCCGCTCCCTCTTACCTGCCGGAACTAATGTGAAATGCCTTGCAGATGCTGGTTATTTCATCAATGC GAAGACTATTTCTGGGTCACAACAAATTGAAGCCTTTTATAGTCAAGTGGTTGCACTACAT GGTTCAGCAAAGCATTTACCTGCATCATGCACTTCAAGATTGAATCCAGGATTG TGCTTCTTCCCACAAAATGTGGTACCGACACTCAGGACTCCTATATTTTTGGTAAATGCTGCTTATGATTCGTGGCAG ATAAAGAACATATTGGCACCAAGTGCTGCTGATCCTAAAGGCTCATGGAAAAGCTGCAAGGCGGGTATAAAGAACTGCTCACCTGCGCAGATTCAAACAATGCAAG GTTATAGGACAACATTTCTAAATGCACTTAATGGTGGTCTCACTTCTCCATCTCATGGTGCATTTATAGACTCTTGCTACGCTCACTGCCAAATCGGAACACAAGAGACATGGCTGGCAGCTGACTCCCCGGTTGTCGGCAAGACT ACAATTGCAAAGGCAGTTGGAGACTGGTATTTCAACAGAAGTCCTTCAAAAAAGATTGATTGTCCTTACCCTTGCAATCCAACTTGTAAGAACAAAGAATTTGGTTCAAGCTAG
- the LOC126793222 gene encoding pectin acetylesterase 8-like, whose translation MGDARLGQWLNLLVCSVLLLKATGVPVGITILQTAVAKGAVCLDGSPPAYHWDKGFGSGLNNWLVHIEGGGWCHNVTNCLGRKTTRLGSSKQMLKAIPFAGILSNRQSYNPGFYNWNRIKIRYCDGSSFTGDVEAVDPATGLYFRGARVFRAVMADLLAKGMGKAVNAVLSGCSAGGLTSILHCDNFRSLLPSATNVKCVSDAGYFINVKDVSGAQHVQEYFTSIVTTHGSAKNLHASCTSKLRPDLCFFPQYVVPQIRTPIFYVNAAYDSWQIKNIVVPGVTDPHGTWQSCKLDIKNCSPTQLKIMQNFRLQFLSAIGGVSTSASKGMFIDSCYLHCQSELQETWSMPNSPLINKTTIARAVADWFYDRTPFQKIDCPYPCNPTCHAPMFDPNVHF comes from the exons ATGGGTGATGCAAGATTAGGCCAATGGTTGAATCTTCTGGTATGTTCTGTGTTACTGCTGAAGGCAACAGGAGTTCCTGTGGGAATCACTATCCTTCAGACTGCGGTTGCCAAAGGAGCTG TTTGTTTGGATGGGAGTCCCCCAGCTTATCATTGGGACAAGGGGTTTGGTTCAGGACTTAACAATTGGTTGGTTCACATTGAG GGAGGAGGATGGTGCCACAATGTCACAAATTGCCTTGGCCGTAAGACCACTCGTTTAGGTTCATCAAAGCAAATGCTGAAGGCAATTCCTTTTGCTGGAATTCTGAGCAACAGGCAATCTTATAATCCAG GCTTTTACAACTGGAATAGAATAAAAATCAGGTACTGTGATGGTTCATCATTTACTGGTGATGTTGAAGCAGTAGATCCA GCTACTGGTCTTTACTTCAGAGGGGCAAGGGTTTTCCGTGCTGTTATGGCTGATTTATTGGCAAAAGGAATGGGAAAAGCTGTAAAT GCTGTCCTCTCTGGTTGTTCTGCTGGTGGATTGACTTCTATTCTTCATTGTGATAACTTCCGTTCTCTCTTACCTTCTGCAACCAATGTGAAATGTGTTTCAGATGCTGGTTACTTTATCAATGT AAAGGACGTTTCTGGAGCACAACACGTACAAGAGTATTTTACCAGTATTGTTACAACCCAT GGTTCTGCGAAGAATTTGCATGCATCTTGTACTTCAAAATTGAGACCAGATTTG TGTTTCTTCCCCCAATATGTGGTACCACAGATTCGGACGCCAATATTCTATGTAAATGCAGCCTATGATTCATGGCAG ATAAAGAACATTGTGGTACCAGGAGTTACTGATCCTCATGGAACTTGGCAAAGCTGCAAACTTGATATAAAGAATTGCTCACCCACTCAGCTCAAAATCATGCAAA ACTTCAGGTTGCAATTTCTAAGCGCAATTGGTGGTGTGAGCACCTCTGCATCGAAGGGAATGTTCATAGACTCTTGCTATCTACACTGTCAATCTGAGTTGCAGGAGACTTGGTCCATGCCTAATTCCCCACTAATCAACAAAACG ACAATTGCAAGGGCAGTTGCAGACTGGTTCTATGACCGAACTCCATTCCAAAAGATAGACTGTCCTTACCCTTGCAATCCTACTTGCCATGCTCCCATGTTTGATCCAAATGTGCACTTTTGA
- the LOC126793249 gene encoding lamin-like protein, with amino-acid sequence MEGLKDKVERLMSMIVILMILMSTTVESREPVLHKVGGGRMTWVPDVNFTDWSTKEHFYVGDWLYFGFDKHIYNVLEVNKTSYENCIDKDYIYNVTRGGRDVFNLTEAKTYYFLSGRGYCYKGLKVAVFVEQTPPINALIANHFSSLAPITPPINSLFSSYIS; translated from the exons ATGGAAGGTCTGAAAGACAAGGTTGAGAGGCTGATGAGCATGATAGTAATATTGATGATACTGATGTCGACTACTGTCGAATCCAGGGAGCCAGTGCTTCATAAGGTTGGAGGGGGAAGGATGACTTGGGTCCCCGATGTTAACTTCACTGATTGGTCAACTAAAGAGCATTTCTATGTAGGCGATTGGCTCT ATTTTGGGTTCgacaaacatatatacaatGTCCTCGAGGTGAACAAGACCAGTTACGAGAATTGCATCGACAAAGATTACATCTACAATGTTACTCGAGGCGGGCGTGATGTGTTCAACTTGACAGAAGCAAAGACATATTACTTTCTGAGCGGCCGAGGCTACTGCTACAAAGGGTTGAAAGTTGCTGTTTTTGTTGAGCAAACACCA ccaa TTAATGCTCTGATTGCTAACCATTTCTCTTCTTTAGCCCCCATTACTCCCCCTATTAACTCCTTATTCAGCAGTTATATCAGTTGA